DNA sequence from the Candidatus Buchananbacteria bacterium genome:
ACGGTATTGCTGGATTGCCCGATGGCGGGTTGTCGCCAGCTTCTTTGGACGGGTCAAGCGTATTGCAGACGCTTGACGATGCTAATCGCGACGGACATTTGAATTGAAGGGTTAGAAGCTAACCCTTTTTTATTTGGTTGACTTTTGAATGGTAGTGAAGGTATTATTAATATTGTATGGAGGATAAAAAATTGGGATATTTAAAAACAGCAATGCTTTTGGTGTTTTCTTTTTTTATTTTAACCGGCTGCGGTGTGGTTGTTGAAATGTCAAAAACAATTACTCAAAAAACGCAGATTGAGCAGCTTAAGCAATCTCAAAAAACCGCCGCGATTATCAACTGTCAGGAGCTGTGTCAGGATAAACTTTCCACTAACGGTATTGAGGCTGATGACAGCCCCTGTTTAAGCAATCAGATTATTGAAGACTGGGTATGTGATATTGCCCATTCGCCGCGTCAAGAAATTGATAATCTGCCGGAAAATCAATGCGAGGCTTTTCGTACGGGGCAGGCGCATCACTTTGTTGAACTTGACGGCAATTGTAATGTAATCAAAGTGTACTAATATTTAGTTATTAGTAAATAAAAAAACGAACTAATTTTTTGATCAGCTCGTTTTTTATTTTATCTTAAACCTCAACACCAAAAATGATTTTGACAATCCAGCCGACGCCAAAAGAAAGCGAGGCAATACCAAGACTGATAATAGTCATTTCTAAAAATCTTTTTTTGAATGGCAGGTTTTGGGCGATGGAAGTATAAAAAGTAAAAAGCAAAATGACGATAATAGCATTAAAAATAGTCCAGACTAGCGACAGATAAATGTTCTTGACGATTAAATATGGAGCGATCAAAAATAATACGGTGATAACGTAGGTAATGCCGGTATAAATTGACGCTCGAAGCGGCTCTTTGCCGTCATTTTCTGATTTGGTTGATAAATATTCAGAAGCGGCCATAGAAAATGAAGCGGCGATACCAGTGATAAGACCAGTGACGGCAATAAGTTGAGCGTTTTGCAGGGCAAAGGTTAAACCGGCCAGCGCGCCAGTTAGTTCAACAAGCGCATCGTTTAAACCAAGAACAATTGAGCCGACATATTTTAATCTTTCCTCATTTAAAAGATTGATGAGTGCACCTTCGTGTCGGTGTTCGTCTTTGATGACTTGATTTGCTTCCGGTAACACCTGAGCAATTTCTTGGTAGAGTTTTTGGGCTGATTTTTCACCCTTTTCCATGAGGCGGATACCAAACGTAATGCCAAGTATCCGTGAAATAATATAATATTTAAGAATGTTAAACCGGCTGGGGCCGACTTTGACGCCAGAATACTGTTCCCAAAAGTGATAATGTCCAAGCTCGTCTTCGGCAATTTCTGCCAGAATTCTTTCATTGCCATTTTGTTTAATTTTTTGAGATAATTTGCGGTAGACGTAATACTCAGTGATCTCGTTTTTCTGGGCTTTTAAAATAAGTTTTTTAGTCTGTTGGTCAATCATACATTATAGGCTTAGTTGATAAGTATTTTCTAATAACATGGCAACGGTTAATGGGCCAACGCCGCCAGGCACGGGGGTAAGCCAGGAGGCAACTTCAACAACATCTTTAGCAACATCACCTTTCCAGGTATTTTTGCCAACAAGTGTGGTCCCAAGATCAATAACGATGGCACCGGGCTTGACCATTGATTTATTAATAAGTCCGGGTTGTCCGACAATAGAAATTAAAATATCGGCTTGCACGGTCTCTTGCGATAAATTGGCATCCGGTGTGACAATCCTTGTTTTTAGGCCGAGAGCAGAGAGATTTTTTTTAAGCGGCTGAGAAAAAATTGGATTTTTTGCCAGCACTACCGCCTGTTTATTTTGTAGGCTTTCTTTTGTTTCTCGTAAAACAAGATCAATAGCTTTAATTAATGGTGAATTAACTGCCGCCTGGTCTAAATTTTTGGGGTGAAAGCCGTCAACATCTTTTTGGGGACTGATTCGGTTGATGATTGTTTGGGTATTAAATTTTTTTGGAATTGGTACCTGAATGATAATCGCATCAATTTCCGGATCCTTGTTAAGCCAATCAATCATTTCAAGAATTTCAGCTTCGGTAATGTTTGGGTAAAACTCACCACCACAAAAATAACCATGAAAATTGATGCCAACTTTTTGGCAGGCTAATTTCTTTTTTTCAACGTAGCGCCGGGAAGCCGGATCATCACCAATTAAAATCACCGCCAAACCGGGGTGGTGTTTTGATTGGCTGATTTTATTTTTTAGTTCCAGTAGTAGTTCCTGGCTGATTTTGTCGCCGTCGATTAATTGGGCGGTTTTTTTTGACATGGCAGTTTACATCCCTTCGTAAATCGGAAATTGCTTAACCAGTTCGGCGACAGTTGCTTTTAGCTCAGCGTGAATATTAGTATCTTTAATATTCTTTAACTGTTTGGCAATAATGGTGCCGATAATTTTCATTTCTGACTCCTTCATGCCACGGGTGGTGAGCGCCGGAGTACCAAGACGGATACCCGTTGGTTCAAAAGCTGAACCGGGGTCGTAGGGGATGGTGTTACGATTAGTGTAAATGCCGCCATCGGCTAAAACTTCGGATGCAGTTCGGCCGGTAATCTTTAGCGGGTTACAATCAATTAACATAAGATGGATATCAGTGCCGCCGGAAACCAAACGAATACCTTCGTTGAGCAG
Encoded proteins:
- a CDS encoding VIT1/CCC1 transporter family protein, with product MIDQQTKKLILKAQKNEITEYYVYRKLSQKIKQNGNERILAEIAEDELGHYHFWEQYSGVKVGPSRFNILKYYIISRILGITFGIRLMEKGEKSAQKLYQEIAQVLPEANQVIKDEHRHEGALINLLNEERLKYVGSIVLGLNDALVELTGALAGLTFALQNAQLIAVTGLITGIAASFSMAASEYLSTKSENDGKEPLRASIYTGITYVITVLFLIAPYLIVKNIYLSLVWTIFNAIIVILLFTFYTSIAQNLPFKKRFLEMTIISLGIASLSFGVGWIVKIIFGVEV
- a CDS encoding bifunctional 5,10-methylenetetrahydrofolate dehydrogenase/5,10-methenyltetrahydrofolate cyclohydrolase; the protein is MSKKTAQLIDGDKISQELLLELKNKISQSKHHPGLAVILIGDDPASRRYVEKKKLACQKVGINFHGYFCGGEFYPNITEAEILEMIDWLNKDPEIDAIIIQVPIPKKFNTQTIINRISPQKDVDGFHPKNLDQAAVNSPLIKAIDLVLRETKESLQNKQAVVLAKNPIFSQPLKKNLSALGLKTRIVTPDANLSQETVQADILISIVGQPGLINKSMVKPGAIVIDLGTTLVGKNTWKGDVAKDVVEVASWLTPVPGGVGPLTVAMLLENTYQLSL